In the genome of Dasypus novemcinctus isolate mDasNov1 chromosome 30, mDasNov1.1.hap2, whole genome shotgun sequence, one region contains:
- the LOC101445560 gene encoding LOW QUALITY PROTEIN: olfactory receptor 7A5-like (The sequence of the model RefSeq protein was modified relative to this genomic sequence to represent the inferred CDS: inserted 1 base in 1 codon): protein MGPGNETQISEFCLLGFSENPEVQPFLFGLFLSMYLVTIFGNLLIILATISDSHLHTPMYFFLSNLSFCDICLSSTTVPKMLVNIQTQSRVITYAGCITQMYFFLLVAGLDDFHLAVMAYDRFVAICHPLHYTVIMNPQICVLLVLGCWTLSLTQSCLQGLMVLRLSFCTHVEXPHFFCDIRQMVQLACSDTFLNYLVTYFVAVALGGGPLVGVLFSYYKIVSSIRAISSAQGKYKAFSTCASHLLVVSLFYCTSIGVYLSPASSRDTHSGAAAAVMYAVVTPMLNPYIYSLRNKDIKQALKKML from the exons ATGGGACCTGGAAATGAAACACAGATCTCAGAATTTTGTCTCCTGGGATTTTCAGAGAATCCAGAAGTGCAGCCCTTCCTCTTTgggctgttcctgtccatgtacctggtcaccatctttgggaacctgctcatcatcctggccaccatctcagactcccacctccacacacccatgtacttcttcctttccaacctcTCCTTTTGTGACATCTGTTTATcctccaccactgtcccaaagatgctggtgAACATCCAGACTCAGAGCAGAGTCATAACCTATGCAGGCTGCATCACCCAGATGTACTTTTTCTTGCTCGTTGCAGGGTTGGATGACTTCCACCTAGcggtgatggcctatgaccgcttcgtggccatctgtcaccccctgcattatacagtcatcatgaacccccagaTCTGTGTCTTGCTTGTTCTAGGGTGCTGGACCTTGAGTCTTACACAATCCTGTTTGCAGGGGCTAATGGTGCTACGGCTGTCCTTTTGTACACATGTGG TTCCACACTTTTTCTGTGATATTCGTCAGATGGTCCAGCTTGCCTGTTCTGACACTTTCCTCAATTACTTAGTGACATATTTTGTAGCAGTAGCCCTGGGTGGGGGTCCCCTAGTTGGTGTCCTTTTTTCTTACTATAAGATCGTTTCCTCCATACGTGCAATCTCATCAGCTCAGGGgaagtataaagcattttctacttgtgcATCTCATCTCTTGGTTGTCTCCTTATTTTATTGTACGAGCATAGGAGTTTACCTCAGTCCTGCTTCTTCACGCGACACACATTCAGGTGCAGCAGCTGCAGTGATGTACGCTGTGGTCACACCTATGCTGAACCCCTACATCTACAGTCTGAGGAATAAAGACATAAAGCAGGCTCtgaaaaaaatgctttga
- the LOC139437884 gene encoding olfactory receptor 7A17-like, whose amino-acid sequence MGPRNETQISEFLLLGFSEDPEMQPFLFGLFLSICLVTIFGNLLIILVIITDSHLHTPMYFFLSNLSLCDIGLSSTTVPKMLVNIQAQSKVITYTDCISQMYFFMIFAGLDDFLLTVMAYDRFVAICHPLHYTVIMNPQISVLMVFRSWVMNFMQLCLQGLMLLWLYFCTHLEILHVFCEISQMVQFACSDTFLYPIAGALGGGSLTGILFSYSKIVSSICSSRRITSISHVGS is encoded by the coding sequence ATGGGACCTAGAAATGAAAcacaaatttcagaatttcttctcctgggattttCAGAGGATCCAGAAATGCAGCCTTTCCTATTTGGGCTGTTCCTGTCCATTTGCCTGGTCACCATCTTTGGTAACCTGCTCATAATCCTGGTCATCATCACTGATtctcacctccacacacccatgtatttcttcctctccaacctgtcccTTTGTGACATCGGTTTATCCTCCACCACTGTTCCAAAGATGCTGGTGAACATCCAAGCACAGAGCAAAGTCATAACCTACACAGACTGCATCTCCCAGATGTACTTTTTCATGATCTTTGCAGGGTTGGATGACTTCCTCCTGACCGTGATGGCCTATGATCGCTTCGTGGCCATCTGCCACCCTCttcactacacagtcatcatgaacccccaaATCTCTGTCCTGATGGTTTTTCGGTCCTGGGTCATGAATTTTATGCAATTGTGTTTACAGGGGTTAATGCTTTTATGGCTGTATTTTTGTACACATTTAGAAATCCTACACGTTTTCTGTGAAATTAGTCAGATGGTCCAATTTGCCTGTTCTGACACATTCCTCTATCCTATAGCTGGAGCGCTGGGTGGAGGTTCCCTCACTGGGattcttttctcttactctaagatTGTTTCCTCCATAtgttcaagcaggagaatcacatccattagtCATGTGGGATCTTAG